Proteins from a genomic interval of Harpia harpyja isolate bHarHar1 chromosome 9, bHarHar1 primary haplotype, whole genome shotgun sequence:
- the HSD17B2 gene encoding 17-beta-hydroxysteroid dehydrogenase type 2, with the protein MDALAGSPFGWLCAGVTLLFGVTVLCVAKRSPVEKANVLVWRLLPASLGLLCVAVATLGAGGGLAVFCGTCLVSSAYLGSRALLPVGDKAVLVTGSDTGIGHALAKYLDNLGFVVFAGVLNKDGPGAEQLRQTCSRRLSLLQLDITNANQVKEAYLKVSEKVQNTGLWGVVNNAGVLGFPADGELLPMSTYRQCMEVNFFGAVEVSKTFLPLLRKSQGRLVNVSSMAGGIPLPRCAAYGASKAALSMFSGVMRQELSKWGIKVAAIHPSGFRTGIQGTSDLWDKQEKELMENLPARTRQDYGEDYLLGLKDYLLRIPAYCDADLSPVLNAILHALLAKRPQGLYTPGKGAYMPLCIFCYFPLWFYDFFISKMLSTESVPRVLRTSEAESKNL; encoded by the exons ATGGATGCTCTCGCCGGCAGCCCCTTCGGATGGCTCTGCGCGGGCGTCACCCTGCTTTTCGGGGTGACCGTGCTCTGCGTGGCCAAGAGGAGCCCGGTGGAGAAAGCAAACGTGCTGGTCTGGAGGCTCCTGCCCGCCTCGCTGGGGCTGCTGTGCGTGGCCGTGGCCACGctgggggccggcggggggcTGGCGGTGTTTTGCGGCACGTGCCTCGTCTCCTCCGCGTACCTGGGCAGCAGGGCGCTGCTGCCCGTGGGCGACAAAGCCGTGCTCGTCACAG GAAGTGACACTGGGATTGGACATGCACTGGCTAAATACCTGGACAACTTAGGTTTTGTTGTGTTTGCTGGGGTTTTGAATAAGGATGGACCTGGAGCTGAGCAACTGAGACAAACCTGTTCTCGGAGACTCTCTCTCCTGCAGCTGGATATAACCAATGCCAACCAAGTCAAGGAAGCCTATCTAAAAGTCTCAGAGAAGGTGCAAAATACAG gaCTCTGGGGAGTTGTGAACAACGCAGGCGTCCTGGGCTTCCCTGCCGACGGCGAGCTGCTGCCCATGAGCACGTACAGGCAGTGCATGGAGGTGAATTTCTTTGGGGCTGTAGAGGTGTCCAAGACCTTCTTACCGTTACTTCGGAAATCCCAGGGGAGGCTGGTTAACGTGTCCAGCATGGCAG GAGGCATTCCACTACCGAGGTGTGCTGCATACGGTGCATCAAAAGCAGCTCTGTCCATGTTTTCTGGAGTAATGAGGCAAGAGCTTTCCAAATGGGGAATTAAAGTTGCTGCAATTCATCCGTCAGGCTTCCGAACAG GTATACAAGGCACATCCGACCTGTGGGATAAGCAAGAAAAGGAGCTGATGGAGAACCTCCCAGCACGCACAAGGCAAGACTACGGTGAGGACTACCTCCTGGGGCTGAAGGACTACCTCCTGCGCATTCCCGCGTACTGCGATGCCGACCTCTCGCCCGTGCTGAACGCTATCCTGCACGCTTTGCTGGCCAAGAGACCACAGGGCTTGTACACCCCTGGCAAAGGGGCTTACATGCCCCTCTGCATCTTCTGCTACTTTCCTCTCTGGTTCTATGACTTTTTCATTAGTAAGATGCTGAGTACTGAGTCTGTCCCAAGGGTGCTGAGAACATCAGAAGCTGAAAGCAAGAATCTCTAA